From the genome of Mucilaginibacter paludis DSM 18603:
TAGGTACGGTGGAACTGGAGCCGTAGTTGTGGCGGAGGCCTAAAGTATGGCCTACCTCGTGTGATGATACAAAACGGATCAGGTCGCCCATCAGCTCGTCGCTGAAGTGCATACTTCGCGCACGCGGGTCAACGGCAGCTGTCTGGATCATGTACCAATCGTGAACAAGTTTCATCACGTTGTGGTACCAGTTAATGTGGGTTTCTATAATCTCGCCGCTCCGCGGATCAGCGATGCTTGGCCCGCTGGCGTTCTCCGTTTCTGATGGCTTGTAAACTAAAACAGAATGGTTGGCATCATCTAAGCTCCAGGTAGTGTCCTGTTTATTTGTAGGGGCCATTTTGGCAACAATTGCGTTTTTAAAACCCGCTTTTTCAAAAGCCTTTTGCCAATCGTTAACGCCAGCAATTAAATAAGGTATCCATTTTTTAGGTGTTGCAGGGTCAATGTAATATACAATTTGCTTCATGGGTTCAACCAGTTCGCCGCGTTTGTATTTGGCCATGTCTGCTGGTTTAGGTTCTAAGCGCCAGCGTTTAATCAATTCAATATTTTTAACACCTTGTGGGTTCAGGTCAAAATCGGTATAACCAACAGTAAAATAGCCAATGCGGTTATCAAAATACCGGGCCTTCATCGGTTTTTTAGGCAATAATACCAGCGATGTATTGAGCTCTACGGTTTCTGAACCGGATCCGCCTGCTGCCATGCCGGGTAAAGATGGCGCACCCGTTCTGCCGAGGCCACCTGCAGGTGCAGTAAGGCTATAAGTTTTGATGGTAGATATTTCGATGTTTGACGAGAAGCTTTTTACATTTTCGATATAGCTCCGGTCGGTCAGCAAACCGCCTAATCTGATGCGGGATTTGGCGGCAGGTGAGCCAAAAAAGAAAATTTCGTTATCGCCATTGATATAATCGGTCATGTCAATTACGCTTCCTTTAGAATCCGGCGAGTAAGCGGCGATATTGAAAGCCGCCGCTATAGCCTGTATATTTGAGCGTTGTACAGCCTGGTACATGGATTTTGTACTGTCGGGGCTATAGGTGCTATAAGATATTTTGCGCATAAAGATGCGGTTGCCCGGTCCTTTTTCAAAGCTGATCACGGAGCTTCCAATCTGGTCGCCGGCATAACCATCTGCATCCCTGATATCGGCACCAGCTTTTGAAATCCGGCTTACCACCAATATTTCGCGGTTTAATACGCTGTCGCCGATCTCAAAATAATATTTATCCTCAAGCTTATGCGTTTTAAACAGTCCGTTACGGCTAATGGCCTTGTCTGTAATTACTGTTTTGTAGGGTTTCGGTGCAGCTTTTGCACCGTTAAGCCCCGGAAATCCGCCGCCCAACGCATTTTTTCGGTTTGTAGAGTCGGCACCACTGCCGCCCCGCTGTTGGGCTACGGCAAGCCCTGTAAATGTTGTTAATGTAAAAAAAACAGCAATTAATTTTTTTCTCATGCTTATAAATCGGATTTTGATTTTATTTAAAAGGTAAATATAATAGCTTGCACGTCAAATTATAAACTATCGCTCTAATGTTACAAAATTGATTTTTAAGGGCGCTGCGGGATGTGAGTGTGAGTTAAACTGTTAAATAATTTAAAGAAAAGGCAAAAAAGAATGGCTGATCAGCGTGATAACACTGTCAGCCATTAATCTAAATAAAAAAGTTAACCGGAGCTGTTGCTGTATATATTTATCTTCAGTTAAATACACGCTATGGCGGTTGTTAATTAATAACCTATTGTAAAACGTTGTTTAATAAATTGTGGATTTTCCAGCTCGTCAATTAAAGCAGCAGCATAATCATCGTAAGTAATGCGGCTATTACCTTCGGCATCAAATACCGGGTTGTCCTTACCGATGCGGAATTTGCCGGTACGTGCGCCAGGTTCAATAATGATAGCCGGGCTAAAAAAGGTCCAGTCCAAATCGTTTTCCTTACGGAATACTTCCAGCGACTTGCGTTGCGCATCGGCACCTAATTTCCACTCGGCAGGGAAGTTGGGTGTATCTACTAATTGTACGCCCGGTGCAACTTCAAGGCTTCCGGCACCGCCAACGTTAATCAGGCGTTTTACACCTGCCTTTTTGGTAGCGTTAATTACCGATTGGGCTACATCACTAAACAGGTAGAAGGTTTCGGGCTTGGTCCAGTCGATCCCGAAAGAACTGATCACGGCATCATGCCCGGCTATAATACCCGCAAGTTCATCGGTGTTTAAGGCGTCGCCCTTTAAAAAAACTAAGTTTGGATGCTCAAATTTTAATTTATCCGGGTTACGTGCTATTCCGGTTACGTGGTGGCCGCGGTTAAGGGCTTCTACTAAAATTCTGGAACCTATATGTCCGTTGGCTCCAATAATGGCTATTTTCATGTTAAATGGTTTTTAGTTTTCTATTGAGTTTTAAATGTAATGTATTTTGTTACAGTTTTATATAAAAAAATTAAGCGAATAGATTAACAAATTGTTGCAGGGTGGTGGTGTTTAATTGCTTTACCAGGGCCCGTTCGGCATCGGCGTGCAAGCTATCTAAATGCTGGTTAATTTGCCTGCCTACCGGGCAAGCCGGGTTGGGTGTGTTTTTTGCCTGGCCCAGTAAAGGCGATTGTTTAACAGCTTCGTAAACATCAGATAGACGTATCTCTGTTGCCGGTTTGAGTAGATAGGCCCCGCCGTTTTTGCCTTCTTTACTGCCTACCAGGTTGTGCTTACGCAGATTGATTAGCTCTTTACGCACCAATACCGGGTTAATGTTAATACTTCCCGCCAGGTAATCTGATGTTACAATACCGCCTTCAGCACTTGCTAAAAGTGTTAAAATATGTACAGATATGGAAAAGCGGCTGTTATTCATTGCTGTAATAATTTTTATTACAGTATAAAGGTATGCCAATTTTTTAAAAATGTAACAAATGTTTTTTTAAAATCAGAAAGACAGTAACCAATAGTAAATGCTTTTAATCTATAAGGTATTAGGATGCAGTTTGATGATTTTGTTAATCCGCTATACTATGTTTTAATACCCTTGGCCAAGCCCGCTATTAGTTTGGGTAGATTATTGGAGTAATAATCTCAGTAACTCGTCTTAAATCCAACTACTTACTTCACCATCTCGCCAACTACATAAGCGCTCATCAGCACAAAGGCCACATCCTGGTGCTTCAGCAAATAAGCTTTGATAGATTGCAGCGATTGTGTCATGTGGCTGTTTACAGTGGCTATCGAGATGCCCATAATCCGGCTGGTTTCCTCGTAGCTTTTTCCTTCCACTTTGCAGAGGTTAAAAACCAGTTTGCGTTGGGGCGATAGTTGGTTAATGGCATCGTTAAGCAATTCGGATGCCTGCTTGTTTTCAAGGAGCTGCTCGCCGTTAAGGTAATGGTCCGTCCCCCGGAGCAGAAGCGACTGGATGAGGCTCTGGTCGGAACTCAGCTTTCTGAAATAATTATAAACCAGGTTTTGAGCCACGGTGTACATAAACGACTGGAACGATTTTTCGGTATCCACTTTATGGCGGTTATCCCACAGTTTAATAAAAAGCTCCTGTAGTAACTCGTCGGCTATGTCTTTATCCTTCACCATGCGCAGCATCCGCAGGTAAAGCGGCTTGCTGTAAGCTTTATAAAGCGCATTAAAAGCAGGCTCATCGCCCTGTTTAAGGCGGATAAGCAAATCTTTCTGATATGATGCTTCTAAAACTTTCAATAGTATTAATACATGGATACCAAATTTAAAGATTTTTTTAATTTAATTGATAAAAATTTAACATTTAGAATTTAACAGCCTGTTTAATGACGCTTTTTGATAATTAATGTGGATAAATTGGCCTTTTAAGGAGAATAGTTTATTGGTTGTTACTATTTTATTAAATAATTGCAAAATAATTGATTTTGCATTCATTGTTTTTTTGTTGAGCCGTGTATTAGTTGTCAATTATTGGAATGAAAGAATCACTAAACGCCCTGTTTGTAAAATATCTGGAAGATAACTGCTCGGAAGCGGAGATCAAAAACCTATTGGAACATTTTAAGATCCCGCAGAACGAGGAGTTGCTAAAGCACTTTATCCTGACGGAGCTTGAGCAGCAGGACGAACTGGATTTTCCGCTCGTTGATGTTGAAGAGCGGCTTCATGCTATTTATAATCGTGTACAGATACATGCCCGCGGCGCAGGTGCGCAACATAAGGGTTTCTTTAAAATGCGTTGGTACCGGGTGGCGGCCGCAGCGGCAATTTTTATTCTGTTTGGGGCAGGGCTGTTTTTGTTTAACCAAAAACAAAATAGTGACGGACTGAGGCTTGCCATGGTCAAAAACAATATTAAGCCAGGTTATAACCAGGCGGTATTAACTTTAGCTAACGGCAGCAAAATAAACCTCAGTAACTTGGTAGCAGGGCAGGTTGCCAAGCAATTGGGTGCCAGCATCACAAAAACAGCTAACGGACAAATAATTTACCAGGCAACGGCAAATGTGCCCGAAAACGGTGAGAGGGTAGGTTACAATACCATTGAGGCACCAGCAGGTGGACAGTGGCAGGTAATTTTGCCCGATAAATCTCATGTTTGGTTAAACGCCTTATCGAGCATTACTTATCCAACTGCTTTTATTGGTAACGAGCGCCGCGTGCAGTTAAAAGGCGAAGCCTATTTTGAAGTTGCCCACAACGCCGCCATGCCATTTAAGGTAAGCAGCCGGAACCAAACGGTTGAGGTATTAGGCACCCATTTTGATATTATGGCATATGATAATGAGCCGCTGATTAAAACAACTTTGCTCGAAGGTTCGGTAAAGGTATCAAATAGTGGTAAGGTGCAAATGCTTAAGCCCGGGCAGCAGGCGCAGGTTGGCGGCAGCGATATTAAAATGACCAGCGACGTAGACCTGGAAGATGTAGTAGCCTGGAAAAATGGCTATTTTAAATTTAACGAGAACCTGGAAGCGATTATGAGCAAAATTGCCCGCTGGTACGATGTCAGTGTTGTTTACCAGAGCAAGCCTAACCCTGATTATACGTTTGCAGGGGAAATATCGCGTGAGCGCGATTTAAGCGAGATTTTAAAAATTATGGAATATACCGGCAAAGTTCACTTTTCAATTGAAGGAAGGAGGATTATAGTGAATAAATAATACTCAAAGCTATAATCCCATTTTTATATAACAAAGCCAGATGTGGTTGCACACAACTGGCCAGTTGTCCGGGGATTAAAATCAATAGAAATTAGAATAATATCATCTTGAACGCGGCGAAGCGCACCTGAACTCCTCGAAAAAGACGGGCACGCAACGCGGAAAAAACCAGACTAACAAATGTATAAAAATTATACTAATAACATTGGTATGCCTAAGCAGCATATCTATAAATTACTGCTAATTATGCGGTTAACCATCATTATTTTGATAGCAACTATGATGCAGGTGAGCGCCGGCGGCTTTGGGCAATCTATAACGCTCAATACCAAAAACGCGCCGCTCAGCAAAATCATCAGGGAGATCCGTACCCAAAGCGGTTATGATTTTTTTTATAATAAAGAGCTTATTAAAAACATCCCGCCTTTAACTATCGATGTAAAAAATGCCAGCGTTGAGGATGTGCTTAACCAATGCCTTAACGGCTCGGCTTTAACTTATAAGATAGATAATAAGGTGGTGATGATTAAAGAGAAGCCGACCGGTATATTAGATAAGGTAAAAGATTTTTTTGCATTGCCCATTGATGTTAACGGGCGTGTTGTGGATTCTACCGGCGTACCGCTGATAGGTGCCAGTATATATCTTAAAGCAGAGAAAAAACATGCAGTTGCTGATGTTCGCGGCGAATTTAGCTTAAGAGGGGTCCAGGTTGGTTCTGTTTTAGAGATTTCATACATCGGTTTTGTGAGTCAGCAGGTAACCGTTACGCGCGAAAATGCCGGTAGCCTGAGTA
Proteins encoded in this window:
- a CDS encoding Rrf2 family transcriptional regulator, with product MNNSRFSISVHILTLLASAEGGIVTSDYLAGSININPVLVRKELINLRKHNLVGSKEGKNGGAYLLKPATEIRLSDVYEAVKQSPLLGQAKNTPNPACPVGRQINQHLDSLHADAERALVKQLNTTTLQQFVNLFA
- a CDS encoding NAD(P)-dependent oxidoreductase, producing MKIAIIGANGHIGSRILVEALNRGHHVTGIARNPDKLKFEHPNLVFLKGDALNTDELAGIIAGHDAVISSFGIDWTKPETFYLFSDVAQSVINATKKAGVKRLINVGGAGSLEVAPGVQLVDTPNFPAEWKLGADAQRKSLEVFRKENDLDWTFFSPAIIIEPGARTGKFRIGKDNPVFDAEGNSRITYDDYAAALIDELENPQFIKQRFTIGY
- a CDS encoding RNA polymerase sigma factor; amino-acid sequence: MKVLEASYQKDLLIRLKQGDEPAFNALYKAYSKPLYLRMLRMVKDKDIADELLQELFIKLWDNRHKVDTEKSFQSFMYTVAQNLVYNYFRKLSSDQSLIQSLLLRGTDHYLNGEQLLENKQASELLNDAINQLSPQRKLVFNLCKVEGKSYEETSRIMGISIATVNSHMTQSLQSIKAYLLKHQDVAFVLMSAYVVGEMVK
- a CDS encoding FecR family protein is translated as MKESLNALFVKYLEDNCSEAEIKNLLEHFKIPQNEELLKHFILTELEQQDELDFPLVDVEERLHAIYNRVQIHARGAGAQHKGFFKMRWYRVAAAAAIFILFGAGLFLFNQKQNSDGLRLAMVKNNIKPGYNQAVLTLANGSKINLSNLVAGQVAKQLGASITKTANGQIIYQATANVPENGERVGYNTIEAPAGGQWQVILPDKSHVWLNALSSITYPTAFIGNERRVQLKGEAYFEVAHNAAMPFKVSSRNQTVEVLGTHFDIMAYDNEPLIKTTLLEGSVKVSNSGKVQMLKPGQQAQVGGSDIKMTSDVDLEDVVAWKNGYFKFNENLEAIMSKIARWYDVSVVYQSKPNPDYTFAGEISRERDLSEILKIMEYTGKVHFSIEGRRIIVNK
- a CDS encoding zinc-dependent metalloprotease, translating into MRKKLIAVFFTLTTFTGLAVAQQRGGSGADSTNRKNALGGGFPGLNGAKAAPKPYKTVITDKAISRNGLFKTHKLEDKYYFEIGDSVLNREILVVSRISKAGADIRDADGYAGDQIGSSVISFEKGPGNRIFMRKISYSTYSPDSTKSMYQAVQRSNIQAIAAAFNIAAYSPDSKGSVIDMTDYINGDNEIFFFGSPAAKSRIRLGGLLTDRSYIENVKSFSSNIEISTIKTYSLTAPAGGLGRTGAPSLPGMAAGGSGSETVELNTSLVLLPKKPMKARYFDNRIGYFTVGYTDFDLNPQGVKNIELIKRWRLEPKPADMAKYKRGELVEPMKQIVYYIDPATPKKWIPYLIAGVNDWQKAFEKAGFKNAIVAKMAPTNKQDTTWSLDDANHSVLVYKPSETENASGPSIADPRSGEIIETHINWYHNVMKLVHDWYMIQTAAVDPRARSMHFSDELMGDLIRFVSSHEVGHTLGLRHNYGSSSTVPTEMLRNKAFVEANGHTPSIMDYARFNYVAQPEDNIGKSGLYPRIGDYDKWAIEWGYRILPGNKSTEQEVADLNKITVERLKNKRLWFGTETNQDDPHSQNEDLGDNAMKASTYGIKNLQRILVKLPVWTREPNQQYDDLNNMYDQLTTQFNRYMGHVAKNIGGIYEVPKTVEQPGAVYENTPAATQKEAMDFLDTQLFTTPVWLLDESILKNINGNPVLIISRCQEPVLNRLINNHTLYKLIAAEAADGKTAYKITDLFDAMQNIIFRELKNNRPIDVYRRNLQKLYVGKLIDLVGPPAAPGSDQNALLSRRGGSRDAATDDTDVLSVAKAQLRAINLLIKNALPNTTDNMSNYHLQDLSERITQTLNPKG